One Trichormus variabilis 0441 genomic window, AAACCCCAAGTTTCCTTCACCGCTTCTAAATTGGCGTTGGGTAAAGCTTGACGGGTGTCTAGAGGCACTTTCCACAGAATTAACTGTTCCCTTGTCAGGGGTGCATCAGGACGGAACAAAACTGCTGTCGCATCTCCCGATAAAGGGCTAGGAATTAAACCAGCTTCGGCTAATCCTTGAATGGCTGGAAAATCAGCATCTTGAGACGACACATCAGTAAATGCTGCTTGTGTACTTTCCCCAGCCAAGCGAATCTGCTTCGCTGAATTATTGGCATACATAGCGTTATTGGCATTTACTAACCAACGAGCATATTCTCGGCGGGTAATGATTCTACCGGGTTCAAATTGGTTGGCGGGATTATTATTCTTATTCTTTGAAGATGCAGAACTGAAAACGCCCAATGCAGCTAAATCTTGAATATATTGGCGCAGTTGTTGGGGTGCTTTATTTACATCGTTAAATTCTGATGCGACTGTTGGAGTAGTGGAATTATCTTTCGCCCAATTCGTCGGTGGTACTGGGCCGATAAACTGGGTATCACCTGCCGTAGGAATATTTGATGCTGCTGTGGTAGTGCTATTGGGAACGTACTCTATCTTGATTGCTGTTGCTGTTTGGGGTTGATTAGCTGTGGCGTTAGTCACCGATTTGGGTTGAATCGACACATTTACCAGCAAATCGTTCCGACGTGCGGCAAAAGTTCCCTCCACATCATCAGTTGGCTGTTGTAAAATCTGCCAATTGTTGGTCTGGAACTGGTTACGATAAAAACTACTAATAAAATTGCTGGGGTCTGAACTCAGCCAAGTAGTTGAGACTCGCTTGTCTGAACCACTCGCGGGGATAATTTCCTGTAATTGAGCATTTTGATATAAAGGTATCTCTTGGGGAAAATCCGCCGGTAGTTGGACTGAGGGTTGATTTTCCTTCGGTTGGGCTGCACCCTCCTTAGTTTCCCCAAAGATCACTTGATT contains:
- a CDS encoding S-layer homology domain-containing protein; translation: MLPCKRPTLVLSLAVFLTSLTACANTPTAKNLEQSLAADPRLQTNQVIFGETKEGAAQPKENQPSVQLPADFPQEIPLYQNAQLQEIIPASGSDKRVSTTWLSSDPSNFISSFYRNQFQTNNWQILQQPTDDVEGTFAARRNDLLVNVSIQPKSVTNATANQPQTATAIKIEYVPNSTTTAASNIPTAGDTQFIGPVPPTNWAKDNSTTPTVASEFNDVNKAPQQLRQYIQDLAALGVFSSASSKNKNNNPANQFEPGRIITRREYARWLVNANNAMYANNSAKQIRLAGESTQAAFTDVSSQDADFPAIQGLAEAGLIPSPLSGDATAVLFRPDAPLTREQLILWKVPLDTRQALPNANLEAVKETWGFQDAGKIDPKALRAVLADFQNGEQANIRRIFGYTTLFQPKKPVTRAEAAGALWYFGSQGEGISAVDALKLKQTTTQ